Proteins co-encoded in one Rhizobium sp. NZLR1 genomic window:
- a CDS encoding NADH:flavin oxidoreductase — translation MSNDPLLQPYQLKHLKLRNRIIVTSHEPAYPEDGMPKEKYRAYTVERAKGGVALTMTAGSAAVSRDSPPVFNNLLAYKDEIVPWIREMTDAVHEEGAAIMIQLTHLGRRTRWDKGDWLPVVAPSHHREASHRAFPKKLEDWDIERIIKDFADAAERMKAGGMDGVELEAYGHLIDQFTSPLTNELDGPYGGSLDNRLRFCFDVFKAIRQRVGDEFILGVRYTADECLPGGTGKAEGIEISRRLRDSGLIDYLNVIRGHIDTDAGLTDVIPIQGMANSPHLDFAGEIRAATDFPTFHAAKIPDVATARHAIASGKVDMIGMTRAHMTDPHIVRKIIEKREEDIRPCVGANYCLDRIYQGGAAYCIHNAATGRELTMPHMVAKADARKKVVIVGAGPAGLEAARVAGERGHQVVVFEAANNPGGQIRLTAQSERRKEMISIIDWRMSQCEKYDVTFHFNTWAEAHSIEAENPDVVIIATGGLPHTEVLSSGNELVVSSWDIISGDVKPGTNVLIFDDAGDHAGLQAAEFLAKAGAKVEIMTPDRSFAPEVMAMNLVPYMRSLQKHDVTFTVTYRLEAVEKSGNQLVAHVGSDYGGIARQHSFDQIVVNHGTIPLDELYFELKPSSSNLGEMSHDQLLSGEPQSVIRNPEGKFQLFRIGDAVAARNTHAAIYDGLRIAKDI, via the coding sequence ATGTCGAACGATCCTCTCCTTCAGCCCTATCAGCTCAAGCACTTGAAGTTGCGTAACCGTATTATCGTCACCTCCCACGAGCCGGCCTATCCCGAAGACGGTATGCCGAAGGAGAAGTATCGTGCCTACACGGTGGAGCGGGCAAAGGGCGGAGTGGCATTGACGATGACGGCGGGCTCGGCTGCGGTGTCCAGGGATAGTCCGCCGGTTTTCAACAATCTGCTGGCTTACAAGGACGAAATCGTTCCGTGGATCAGGGAAATGACCGACGCCGTGCACGAAGAGGGGGCGGCGATCATGATCCAGCTCACCCATCTCGGCCGGCGCACACGCTGGGACAAGGGCGACTGGCTGCCGGTTGTCGCCCCATCGCATCATCGCGAGGCATCCCATCGTGCCTTTCCGAAGAAGTTGGAAGATTGGGATATCGAGCGCATCATCAAGGATTTCGCCGACGCAGCCGAACGCATGAAGGCGGGCGGTATGGACGGCGTCGAACTCGAGGCCTACGGCCACTTGATCGACCAGTTCACGTCGCCGCTCACCAACGAGCTCGATGGTCCCTATGGCGGCTCGCTCGACAACCGGCTGCGTTTCTGTTTCGATGTGTTCAAGGCGATCCGGCAGAGGGTCGGGGACGAGTTCATCCTGGGCGTGCGCTACACGGCCGACGAATGTCTTCCGGGCGGCACCGGCAAGGCCGAAGGCATCGAAATCTCCAGGCGCCTCAGGGACAGCGGCCTTATCGACTACCTGAACGTAATCCGCGGTCACATCGATACCGACGCTGGCCTGACCGACGTGATCCCGATCCAGGGCATGGCGAATTCGCCGCATCTCGATTTCGCCGGCGAAATCCGCGCCGCGACAGACTTCCCGACTTTCCACGCCGCGAAGATCCCTGATGTCGCCACCGCGCGCCATGCGATCGCCTCCGGCAAGGTCGATATGATCGGCATGACCCGCGCCCACATGACCGACCCGCACATCGTCCGCAAGATCATCGAGAAGCGGGAAGAGGACATTCGTCCCTGCGTCGGCGCCAATTACTGTCTCGACCGCATTTATCAAGGCGGGGCCGCCTACTGCATCCACAATGCCGCCACCGGCCGCGAACTGACCATGCCGCATATGGTGGCGAAGGCCGACGCCAGGAAAAAGGTCGTCATCGTCGGCGCCGGCCCGGCCGGTCTGGAAGCAGCGCGCGTTGCCGGAGAACGCGGCCACCAGGTGGTCGTTTTCGAAGCGGCGAACAATCCCGGCGGCCAGATCCGGCTCACCGCCCAGAGCGAGCGCCGAAAGGAAATGATAAGCATCATCGACTGGCGCATGAGCCAGTGCGAGAAATACGACGTCACCTTCCATTTCAACACCTGGGCGGAAGCTCACTCGATCGAAGCCGAGAATCCCGATGTCGTCATCATCGCGACGGGCGGTTTGCCGCATACCGAGGTTCTCTCGAGCGGCAACGAGCTGGTGGTCTCGTCATGGGACATCATCTCCGGCGACGTGAAGCCTGGAACCAACGTGCTGATCTTCGACGATGCCGGCGACCATGCCGGCCTTCAGGCGGCGGAGTTTCTGGCCAAGGCCGGCGCCAAGGTCGAGATCATGACGCCGGACCGGTCCTTCGCGCCCGAAGTTATGGCCATGAACCTGGTGCCCTATATGCGCTCGCTTCAGAAGCACGACGTGACCTTCACCGTCACCTATCGCTTGGAAGCTGTCGAGAAAAGCGGCAATCAGCTCGTCGCTCATGTCGGCAGCGATTATGGCGGGATTGCCCGGCAGCACAGCTTCGACCAGATCGTCGTCAACCATGGGACCATCCCGCTCGACGAGCTCTATTTCGAGCTGAAACCCAGCTCGAGCAATCTCGGCGAGATGTCGCACGACCAGCTTCTTTCCGGGGAACCTCAATCCGTCATTCGCAATCCCGAGGGCAAGTTCCAGCTGTTTCGGATCGGCGATGCTGTCGCTGCGCGCAACACGCATGCCGCCATCTATGACGGCCTGCGCATCGCCAAGGATATATGA
- a CDS encoding dimethylsulfoniopropionate lyase, with translation MSLRGESLQLFVDAASAAFDQFAKAPEARRSIGQFFAALERRGAARAGEGSRLPVCHHLDLALAIDTSYPSLTGLIEAFKGIEPMLEWRRRTKYDHTADDNFVDGHANAMIIGPGGLEERNDLWLGVTLMAPQVRYPDHDHAPEEVYLVLSEGEFQQGEGDWFSPGIGGSFYNIPGIKHAMRSVGTPLFAFWALLAERPH, from the coding sequence ATGAGTTTACGCGGAGAAAGCCTGCAGCTTTTCGTGGATGCGGCGTCTGCCGCTTTCGACCAATTCGCAAAGGCGCCGGAAGCACGCCGCTCGATCGGTCAGTTTTTTGCGGCGTTGGAACGGCGGGGAGCCGCACGTGCGGGAGAGGGAAGCCGGTTGCCGGTGTGTCATCACCTCGATCTGGCGCTCGCGATCGATACGTCCTATCCTTCGCTGACGGGATTAATCGAGGCCTTCAAAGGCATCGAGCCGATGCTTGAATGGCGTCGGCGCACCAAGTATGACCACACGGCCGACGACAATTTCGTCGATGGGCATGCCAATGCCATGATCATCGGCCCGGGAGGATTGGAGGAGCGGAACGACCTGTGGCTCGGTGTGACGTTAATGGCGCCTCAGGTGCGCTATCCGGACCATGACCATGCGCCCGAGGAAGTCTATCTGGTGCTTTCCGAGGGAGAGTTTCAGCAAGGGGAAGGGGACTGGTTTTCGCCTGGTATCGGCGGATCGTTCTACAATATCCCTGGAATCAAACATGCCATGAGGTCGGTGGGCACACCGCTCTTCGCCTTCTGGGCGCTGCTTGCCGAACGGCCGCACTGA
- a CDS encoding electron transfer flavoprotein subunit beta/FixA family protein, with protein MKILVPVKRVVDYNVKIRVKPDGTGVELANVKMSMNPFDEISVEEALRLKEAGRCEEVIVVSIGPAKAEETLRTALAMGADRAILVETDDAVEPLAVAKILKGIVDAEQPGLVIVGKQAIDDDSNQTGQMLAALLGSAQATFASKIEIADGKAEVTREVDGGLQTIEITLPAVITSDLRLNEPRYASLPNIMKAKKKPLDKKSPADFGVDTTPRLKVLKTEEPSGRKAGVKVKSVAELVDKLKNEAGVL; from the coding sequence ATGAAGATTCTCGTACCCGTCAAACGGGTCGTCGACTACAACGTCAAGATCCGGGTGAAGCCGGACGGCACGGGTGTCGAGCTTGCCAATGTGAAGATGTCGATGAACCCGTTCGACGAAATCTCGGTGGAAGAGGCGCTGCGGCTGAAGGAAGCCGGCAGGTGCGAGGAAGTGATCGTCGTTTCGATCGGTCCGGCCAAGGCCGAAGAGACGCTGCGGACCGCCCTTGCCATGGGCGCCGACCGGGCGATCCTGGTCGAGACCGACGATGCCGTCGAGCCGCTCGCCGTCGCCAAGATCCTCAAGGGCATCGTTGATGCCGAGCAGCCGGGTCTTGTCATCGTCGGCAAGCAGGCGATCGACGACGATTCGAACCAGACCGGCCAGATGCTGGCAGCACTGCTGGGGTCCGCCCAGGCCACCTTCGCCTCGAAGATCGAAATCGCTGACGGCAAGGCTGAGGTCACCCGCGAAGTCGATGGCGGCCTGCAGACGATCGAGATCACGCTGCCGGCGGTCATCACCTCGGACCTCAGGCTGAACGAACCGCGTTATGCCTCGCTGCCGAACATCATGAAGGCGAAGAAGAAGCCGCTCGACAAGAAGAGCCCGGCCGATTTCGGTGTCGACACCACGCCGCGGCTGAAGGTTCTGAAGACCGAGGAACCGTCGGGCCGCAAGGCCGGGGTCAAGGTCAAGTCGGTCGCCGAACTGGTCGACAAGCTCAAAAACGAAGCCGGCGTGCTTTAA
- a CDS encoding electron transfer flavoprotein subunit alpha/FixB family protein has product MTILLLADHDNQSLSDQTAKALTAASQIGSDIHILVAGKAAKAAADAAAKLFGVAKVLLAESDELANNLAEPLSDLIVSLAGAYDTIISAATSTGKNVLPRVAALLDVAQVSEIIEVISSDTFKRPIYAGNAIQTVQASDAKKVITVRTASFASAAEGGSASVEAIPAISDPGLSRFVKDALSASDRPELTSAKIIISGGRALGSAEKFREVILPVADKLGAAVGASRAAVDAGYAPNDWQVGQTGKVVAPDLYIAAGISGAIQHLAGMKDSKVIVAINKDEEAPIFQVADYGLVADLFEALPELEKAL; this is encoded by the coding sequence ATGACCATTCTTCTTCTGGCCGACCACGACAATCAAAGCCTCTCCGACCAGACCGCCAAGGCGCTGACGGCAGCAAGCCAGATCGGCTCCGATATTCACATCCTCGTCGCCGGCAAGGCTGCCAAGGCAGCCGCCGATGCCGCGGCAAAACTCTTCGGCGTCGCCAAGGTGCTGCTGGCCGAAAGCGACGAGCTCGCCAACAATCTGGCCGAGCCGCTTTCCGACCTGATCGTTTCGCTGGCCGGTGCCTACGACACGATCATCTCGGCTGCCACCTCGACCGGCAAGAACGTGCTGCCGCGCGTCGCTGCCCTGCTCGACGTCGCCCAGGTCTCCGAAATCATCGAAGTGATCTCATCCGACACCTTCAAGCGGCCGATCTATGCCGGCAATGCCATTCAGACGGTGCAGGCAAGTGATGCGAAGAAGGTGATCACCGTGCGCACCGCCTCCTTCGCTTCGGCAGCCGAAGGCGGTTCTGCCAGCGTCGAGGCGATCCCGGCGATCTCAGATCCGGGGCTGTCGCGTTTCGTCAAGGATGCACTGTCGGCCTCCGACCGTCCGGAGCTGACCTCGGCCAAGATCATCATCTCCGGCGGCCGGGCGCTCGGCTCGGCCGAGAAGTTCCGGGAGGTCATCCTTCCCGTTGCCGACAAGCTCGGCGCTGCCGTCGGCGCCAGCCGCGCTGCCGTCGATGCCGGTTATGCGCCGAACGACTGGCAGGTCGGCCAGACCGGCAAGGTGGTGGCGCCTGATCTTTACATTGCCGCCGGCATCTCCGGCGCCATCCAGCATCTGGCCGGCATGAAGGACAGTAAGGTCATCGTCGCCATCAACAAGGACGAGGAGGCGCCGATCTTCCAGGTTGCCGACTACGGATTGGTCGCCGATCTGTTCGAGGCCCTGCCGGAATTGGAAAAGGCGCTCTGA
- a CDS encoding dimethylsulfonioproprionate lyase family protein, which yields MVRAVGRPIKRGADLLLNDEEKPAYIRLHDIGRERRPRPLQEFLNDVGGLMLSAEAPAVASFVAGKVLQKLLKTGKVRGPEGGPALPGAPEGLDDAIGNLAQSGRKYEAIAGQFRSLADSLLWRRGRSGPFASLNFGNTHSHAVVIGPGGMEERADLRVGVIYMDRYTRFPDHVQTQPRAFILLSPGEICLGNSQWFSGETGTVFANDAGQSFAIRCTARPLLAVWCQVERET from the coding sequence GTGGTGCGCGCGGTGGGACGTCCAATCAAACGTGGGGCCGACCTTCTTCTGAACGATGAGGAAAAGCCGGCATATATACGGCTGCACGACATCGGGAGGGAAAGGCGTCCTCGGCCGCTGCAGGAATTCCTCAACGACGTCGGCGGCCTGATGTTGTCGGCGGAGGCTCCTGCCGTCGCCAGTTTCGTCGCCGGCAAGGTTCTCCAGAAGCTGCTGAAGACCGGCAAGGTGCGCGGCCCGGAGGGCGGGCCTGCTCTACCAGGCGCGCCCGAAGGGCTTGATGACGCCATTGGCAATCTTGCTCAATCAGGACGGAAATACGAGGCGATCGCCGGCCAATTCAGAAGTCTTGCCGACAGCCTGCTCTGGCGCCGCGGCCGCTCCGGTCCGTTTGCAAGCCTGAATTTCGGCAACACGCATTCTCATGCGGTGGTGATCGGCCCCGGCGGCATGGAGGAACGCGCCGATCTCAGGGTCGGCGTGATCTATATGGACCGCTATACCCGGTTTCCCGATCATGTTCAGACGCAACCGCGCGCCTTCATCCTGCTGTCGCCTGGAGAAATCTGCCTTGGCAATTCCCAGTGGTTCTCTGGGGAGACTGGCACGGTCTTCGCGAACGATGCAGGGCAATCGTTCGCAATCAGATGCACGGCAAGGCCGCTTCTCGCAGTCTGGTGCCAGGTTGAACGGGAGACGTGA
- a CDS encoding S-(hydroxymethyl)glutathione dehydrogenase/class III alcohol dehydrogenase: MDVRAAVAVQAGKPLEVMTVQLDGPKAGEVLVEVKATGICHTDDFTLSGADPEGLFPAILGHEGAGIVVDVGPGVTSVKKGDHVIPLYTPECRECYSCLSRKTNLCTAIRSTQGQGVMPDGTSRFSIGKDKIHHYMGCSTFANFTVLPEIALAKVNPDAPFDKICYIGCGVTTGIGAVINTAKVEIGATAIVFGLGGIGLNVLQGLRLAGADMIIGVDINSDRKEWGDKFGMTHFVNPKEVGDDIVPYLVNLTKRNGDLIGGADYTFDCTGNTKVMRQALEASHRGWGKSIIIGVAGAGQEISTRPFQLVTGRNWMGTAFGGARGRTDVPKIVDWYMQGKIQIDPMITHTMPLEDINKGFDMMHKGESIRGVVVY, translated from the coding sequence ATGGACGTTCGCGCCGCCGTTGCCGTTCAGGCCGGAAAACCGCTGGAAGTGATGACCGTGCAGCTGGACGGCCCGAAGGCCGGCGAAGTGCTGGTCGAGGTCAAGGCGACCGGCATCTGCCACACCGACGATTTCACCCTGTCGGGCGCCGATCCGGAAGGCCTGTTCCCGGCCATCCTCGGCCATGAAGGTGCCGGCATCGTCGTCGACGTCGGCCCCGGCGTCACCTCGGTCAAGAAGGGCGACCACGTCATCCCGCTCTACACGCCGGAATGTCGCGAATGTTATTCCTGCCTGTCGCGCAAGACCAATCTCTGCACCGCGATCCGCTCGACCCAGGGCCAGGGCGTGATGCCGGACGGCACCTCGCGCTTTTCGATCGGCAAGGACAAGATCCATCACTATATGGGCTGCTCGACCTTCGCCAATTTCACCGTGCTGCCGGAGATCGCCCTTGCCAAGGTCAATCCCGACGCCCCCTTCGACAAGATCTGCTACATCGGCTGCGGGGTGACGACAGGCATCGGCGCGGTGATCAACACCGCCAAGGTCGAGATCGGCGCCACCGCCATCGTCTTCGGTCTCGGCGGCATCGGCCTCAACGTGCTGCAGGGCCTGCGGCTTGCCGGTGCCGACATGATCATCGGCGTCGACATCAACAGCGACCGCAAGGAATGGGGCGACAAGTTCGGCATGACGCATTTCGTCAATCCGAAAGAGGTCGGCGATGACATCGTGCCCTATCTGGTCAACCTGACCAAGCGCAATGGCGACCTGATCGGCGGCGCCGACTATACGTTCGACTGCACCGGCAACACCAAGGTGATGCGCCAGGCGCTCGAAGCCAGCCATCGCGGCTGGGGCAAGTCGATCATCATCGGCGTTGCCGGCGCCGGCCAGGAGATCTCCACCCGGCCGTTCCAGCTGGTCACCGGCCGCAACTGGATGGGCACCGCCTTCGGCGGCGCGCGTGGCCGCACCGACGTGCCGAAGATCGTCGACTGGTACATGCAGGGCAAGATCCAGATCGACCCGATGATCACCCACACCATGCCGCTCGAAGACATCAACAAAGGCTTCGACATGATGCACAAGGGCGAAAGCATCCGCGGCGTGGTGGTCTATTAA